A window of Stutzerimonas stutzeri genomic DNA:
GAACGAGATGACGGTCAAGCGTCCTGGCTCGACGCCCATGTGGCAGAGCATGAACACCACCCGCAACAGCAAGGTGGTTGACTTGCCGGACCCAGCGCCGGCGAAGATTCGCGTCACCGGGCTGCGGCTGAGGATCATCGCCCACTGTTCGTCCGACGGCGCGCTGATGACACCGGCCGCCACCGCCTGGCCCACGCGATCACGCATGGCCTGAACCTGAGCGTCATCGACCTTAAGCTGTGCCGCTGCGTAAATACCTTGCGCTGCCGTCTTGCGCGGCTTGCCGGCAGCGCGTGCCGCCCCCTCGGACTTGTCCTTGGTTTTGGCTGCAGGGTTGCCCTTGCGCTTGGGGACCGCGGCCTTGTTCGTCTTGCTGGGCGCACTGCCCCAGCGACGAAACAACAGCTCATCCTCTTCGCGCAGATGGGCCGAGGTACGTGGAAAACAGCGCTTCAATACTCCCGCGACGAGGGATCTGTAGCGCTTGACGGCAGAAAACATCGGAAATCACCGTGAACATGCATATCGTTGATATGGTACGGGTTTTTCCCAGTACTCTGGCCGCTGCAAGGACGAACAGCAGCAAACGGAGATGGCAATCACTTGCTTGACCCGCACGACTTCCTCGGCAAACAGCTGTCGGAGCTGAACCAGCGCTCATCTGCTCACCTGCCTCCTTTACACCGGATATGGACCGCTACTGATGGCCCCAGCAGCCAACCCCCCATGCCACGACACCCGCCACCTGTTTCTGCCGGTTGGTAGCGAACTCGGCGCGCTCATTCGGCGCTTCGACTGGTCGCACACCGCGTTGGGACCGCTGGAGGGCTGGCCATCGAGCCTGAAAACCGTCACCGCCTTGCTGCTGCACTCGCCGACCCCGATGGTGGTGCTCTGGGGCGAAACCGGCATCATGATCTACAACGATGCCTACGCTTCGCTTGCGGGCAATCGCCATCCGCATCTGCTTGGCTCGGATGTCTGCAAAGGCTGGCCTGAAGCGGCTGAATTCTCGGCCAACGCGATGCGGATCGTGCTGGCCGGAGGGACGCTGTCCTACAAGGATCAGGAGCTGGAGCTGCACCGAAACGGCCGCCCAGCACGGGCATGGATGAATCTGGATTACTCACCTGTGCTGGACGAGCAGGCGCGGCCAGCCGGCGTGATCGCGCTGGTGGTGGAAACCACCGAGCGGGTACTGGCCGAACGCGAGCTGCAAGGGCAGCAAGCACGCCTGCAACAGATGTTCGAACAGGCGCCCGGGCTCATGGCCATGCTGCGTGGCCCGGAACATGTCTTCGAGATGGCCAACCCGGCCTATCTGCGGGTAGTGGGCGAGCGTGAGGTCGTCGGCAAGCCGGTGCGTGAAGCGCTGCCGGAGGTCGAACGTCAGGGTTTCATCGATATTCTCGACCGGGTGTACCGCACAGGCGAAGCCTTCGTCGGCTCCGGTATCCGTGTTGGCCTGCAGCGCACCCTGGGGGAAGCCGAGGAAGAGCGCGTGCTGGATTTCGTATTCCAGCCGGTGACCGGCATCGACGGCAATGTCAGCGGCATCTTCGTCGAGGGCAACGACGTCACCGAGCGCGCTCGCGCCGAACAGGCGCTGCGCGAAAACGAACAGCGCCTGCGCTTTCTCGATGCGCTGGCCCGCGAAACCGCGCGCAGCACCGATGCCGACGCCATCCTGGCGATTACCACTCAGATGCTCGGCGAGCATCTGAGTCTGTCGAGCTGCGCCTATGCCGACATGGACCCCGACCAGGATGGCTTCACCATCCGCGGCGACTGGGCCGCGCCGGGATGCGTCAGCATTCTCGGGCGCTATCGCCTAGCGGACTTCGGCACGCTGGCGGTCGACAAGCTGCGCGCCGGCCAAGCCTTTGTCATTCAGGATCATTGTGCACAGCTGCCGCCGCACGAAGCCGCCGCGTTCCAGCAACTCGACATTGCTGCGACCGTCTGCCTGCCGTTGGTCAAGGCTGGCCGCCTGACGGCGTTGATGGCAATGCATGATCGGCTACCGCATGTGTGGACCGACGCTGAGCTGGCCCTGCTCTCGGAAGTCACCGACCGCTCCTGGGCACATATCGAGCGCGTGCGCTCGGCGGCAGCGGTCCGCCAGCGCGAGCAGTGCTTTCTGGTAGAGCTGGAAGCCAAGGTGGCGGAGCGCACTGCAGCGCTGGCACGCAGCGAAGCCAATATTCGCGCGGTGCTGGAAACCTCTCATCTGTACAAGGCGATGCTGGCCCCTGACGGCTCGATTCTCTACGTCAACGCCACGGCACTGGCCGGTATCGGCGCGCGCTTCCACCAACTGGCCGGCACGCCCTTCTGGGAGTCGCCCTGGTTCACCGCCACCCCCGGCATGGCGGAAACAATCAAGGCCATGACGCAGCGCGTCGCGGCAGGTGCCACCGAGCATGTGACCATGAGCCTGAATATGCCGGGCGGCAGGCGCACCTTCGATTTCTCCATGCGCCCGGTGCTTGGCGAGGACGGCGAAATCGTCGCACTGGTCCCGGAGGCGCTGGATATCAGCGAACGCGTCGCCACCGAACAGACGCTGCAGCAACTGCACAAGATGGAAGCGTTGGGCAACCTAACCGGTGGCATCGCCCACGACTTCAACAATCTGCTGATGGCGGTGCTCGGCAGCCTGGAGCTGCTGCGCCGGCGCATGCCGGCCGACGCCGCGCTGTTGCGCCTGGTGGACAACGCCCGCGCCGGTGCCGAACGCGGCGCCTCGCTCACCGCACGCATGCTCTCGTTCGCGCGTAAGCAGGAACTGTACAAGACGCCGATCGACCTGTGCCAGTTGATCGAAGGCATGCAGCCGCTGCTGCTCAGCTCGCTCGGCCCGACCATTCAGCTGGAGATCGAGCTGCCACAGCGACTCGCACGGGTCAAGACCGACCCCAACCAACTGGAAACCGCTCTGCTCAACCTCGCCGCCAATGCACGTGACGCCATGGCTGGTGAAGGGCGCATCTACATCGGCGCAGAGGAACTCTCGCTGTCCAGCGAGCAGAACGGTCTGCCGGCAGGGCGCTACATTCGTCTCGACCTCAGCGACAGCGGCACGGGCATGGACGAAGGAACACTCAAGCGCGCCGTCGAGCCGTTCTTCACCACCAAGGGCGTCGGCAAGGGCACCGGGCTCGGACTTTCCATGGTGCACGGGCTCGCGGAGCAGTCCGGCGGGCGGCTGGTATTGCGTAGCGCCCCTGGCTCGGGCACCACCGCCGAAATCTGGCTACCGGCACTGGACAATGACGAAGATGCGCCAGCGCGCAGCGCGACACCCGATGACAGTCAGCGCCAGGCCCTCAACCCCCTGACGCTGCTAGCCGTCGACGATGACGAGCTGGTGCTGTTCGGCACCGCCGGCATGCTCGAAGCGGCTGGTCATCGTGTTCTGACGGCACGCTCGGGCGGCGAGGCGCTGGACCTGTTGCAGACCAACCAGATCGACGTGCTCATCACCGACCACGCGATGCCGCTGATGAGTGGCGTGCAACTGGCCGCGATCATCCGGGAAACTCGCCCGCACTTGCCGATCCTGCTGGTGTCCGGCTATGCCGAGCTGCCCTCGGCGACCCCCGCAGTGCCGCTGCGACGGCTAGCCAAGCCGTTCAACCAGCACCAGCTGCTCGATGCCGTCGAACAGCTGAGCATCGGCCAGGCCTGAGCGCAGCCGGCCCAGGCCTGGCCAGCATCACCGGGCAAGCTCAGCTGCCAATCACGCCACCATCGTCCTTGGTGATCAGTACGGTGGACGAGCGCGGGCGGGATCGACCATCGCTGGCCGGAAAGCTCAGCCCCGGGTGCTGCACGTTGATCCACATGGCGCGATAGTCCGGGCTCCAGGTGATGCCGGTGATCTCGCAGCCGCGCGGCCCCACCAGAAAGCGCCGCACCTCGCGCGTTTTCGGATCGGCACAGAGCAGCTGGTTGGTGCCCATCGCCTGCATCGCCGGCTGGTCGTCGTCGAAGTCGGTTTCGATCCACAGTCGTCCATCACGGTCGAAGGCCAGGCCGTCTGGGGATGAAAAACAGTCACCGTCTATGGTGCCGACGAGGTTGGCGGCTACCGCCCGGCCTTCGGCATCTCGCGCACCGCGGCGCTCGCCAGCGAGCAGGAAGACCTCCCATTCGAAGCGCGTCGCCGCCGGGTCACCGCCCTCTTCATTCCAGCGCAGAATTTGCCCATGCAGGTTGTTCGGTCGCGGGTTGGCCTTGTCCAGGGGCTGCTTGGCGCCGCGGCCATCATTGTTGGTCAGGGTGACGTATACCTCGCGGGTATCGGGATGCACGGCTACCCATTCCGGCCGATCCATTGGCGTCGCCCCGGCGCGGTCGGCGGCGGCACGGGCGTTGAGCAGAACCTCGGCCTGGCTGGCAAAGCCGTTCTCCGCGGTCAGGCCGTGCTGGCCATGCACCAGCGCCAGCCACTGGCCGCTGCCGTCGCCATCGAAGCGGGCTACGTACAAGGTGCCCTCATCCAGCAAGCGGCGGTTGGCGGCGTCCGCGCCGGGCACGAAGCGGCCACTGGGGACGAACTTGTAGACGTACTCACCCTTGGTGTCATCGCCCGAGTAGAAGGCCATGCGGCCGTCATTGCCCAACGACAACACCGAGCATTCCCGGCAATAGCGGCCGAAGGCGGTGCGCTTGATTGGCGTGCTTTTCGGATCGAAGGGGTCGACCTCGACTACCCAACCGAAGCGGTGCGGTTCGTTGACATAGCCGTGATGAGGCTGATCCGCCTGGGGCGTAGCATCGAAGCGCGGATCGGCCGTCTCCCAGCCATAGAGCTTGCTCATGCCGCTGCCGGCAATGCCGTAACGGTTATGCGAGATGCGTGCTGCGAGGTCGTCGGCGTCGTGGTTGACGAAGTAGTTGTGCCAGTTTTCCTCGCAGACCAGATAGGTGCCCCAGGGCGTGAAGCCGCTGGAGCAGTTGTTCAGCGTGCCGAGCACCGTCTTCCCTTCGGGGTCGTCCATGGTTTGCATTGCTGCATGGCCGGCCAGCGGTCCGGCAATCGCCATCGGCGTGAGGCCTGAGACACGCCGGTTGTACGGCGAATCCATCACCCGCTGCCACTTGCCCTGGGCATCCTTGCGCACCTCGATGACGCTTACGCCATGGGCCGCCTGTTCCTTACGCACTTGATCCAACGGGCGCCGGCCGTCGACCAGGCTGATGCCATCGGGGTGCAGCGTCGGGTTGACGTACTCGTGGTTGATCGCCAGCAGGCCGCGGCTTTCTGGTGCATCGGGGAACGGGAAGAAATGCATGCCGTCGTGGTTGTCGCCGGCCTGTTTCAACTGCGCCTGCCAATCGTCGCTGGCGTCCGGCTGCCACGCTGGCGCATCGGCATGCACCGGGTCACCCCAGGAAAAAAACACCCGTGTGCTGTAGCCAGGCGCCACCTCGACCCGGTCGAAAAGCGCATCAAGCCGGGCAGGAATGCCCTCGAAGCCGAGCAACGAACCGCTCCCGGTCGCCGCGCGTGCGCCTGCTATCCGACCACCGAGAAAGGCAATGCTGGCCAGACCCAGGCCGCCTTTGAGCAGGCCGCGGCGGCGGTGGTCGATGGTCTGCGCCAGCGATGCATTGCCGCTAGGATTGACCGGCTGATCGTCATGAGCTGCAACGCTGGCGTGGAACTCAGTGAAATCCTGTTTCATCGAAAATGAATCCTTGGTCTGCAACTCGCATCATTCGATGCGGTAGTGAAAGGTGTTCCGTACATCCGGCACGGGCACGGCCCGGCCATCGACGATGCGCGGCTGGTAACGGAAGCTCTCGGCGGCCGTAAGCGATGGGCGGATGAACAGCGGGTGGCAGTCGCCGACCACCTTGGGCGAGCGCGCGCGACCCTGGGCATCCACTGTGTAACTCACCGTGCACGAGCCCTGCAGGCCGGAGTCCAGCGCGCGTTGCGGGTACACCGGGGGCTTCTTGGCGATCGGCAAGTACTGACGACTGGCCGCTTCGGCCGCCGCAGCCTGGCGTGCACGTTCAGCGGCCTCAGCGCGTTCGGTCGCTTGCGCCTGGCGCCGGGCTTCTTCCAGCCGGGCCTGATCGGCCAGCCGCTCCTGCTCGCGGACTTGCTCCTTGCGCTGCGCTCCACGCCGCCGTTCGATGCGCTCGCGCTGCAGTTTCTGTTGCTCGGCCTCGCGCTCCTGCTCGGCACGCTTGAATGCCAGTTCGGCCTGTTCCAGCC
This region includes:
- a CDS encoding PhoX family protein, translated to MKQDFTEFHASVAAHDDQPVNPSGNASLAQTIDHRRRGLLKGGLGLASIAFLGGRIAGARAATGSGSLLGFEGIPARLDALFDRVEVAPGYSTRVFFSWGDPVHADAPAWQPDASDDWQAQLKQAGDNHDGMHFFPFPDAPESRGLLAINHEYVNPTLHPDGISLVDGRRPLDQVRKEQAAHGVSVIEVRKDAQGKWQRVMDSPYNRRVSGLTPMAIAGPLAGHAAMQTMDDPEGKTVLGTLNNCSSGFTPWGTYLVCEENWHNYFVNHDADDLAARISHNRYGIAGSGMSKLYGWETADPRFDATPQADQPHHGYVNEPHRFGWVVEVDPFDPKSTPIKRTAFGRYCRECSVLSLGNDGRMAFYSGDDTKGEYVYKFVPSGRFVPGADAANRRLLDEGTLYVARFDGDGSGQWLALVHGQHGLTAENGFASQAEVLLNARAAADRAGATPMDRPEWVAVHPDTREVYVTLTNNDGRGAKQPLDKANPRPNNLHGQILRWNEEGGDPAATRFEWEVFLLAGERRGARDAEGRAVAANLVGTIDGDCFSSPDGLAFDRDGRLWIETDFDDDQPAMQAMGTNQLLCADPKTREVRRFLVGPRGCEITGITWSPDYRAMWINVQHPGLSFPASDGRSRPRSSTVLITKDDGGVIGS
- a CDS encoding energy transducer TonB — translated: MMTFSTPATHGAEVAPRQWIGPAGAALLTLGLHAGLFSLLLTGWTPALETPVAAQVMRTQLISLPLPAVPEPLIEQPVEPVVEPLPVETQVDTGAQQQRLEQAELAFKRAEQEREAEQQKLQRERIERRRGAQRKEQVREQERLADQARLEEARRQAQATERAEAAERARQAAAAEAASRQYLPIAKKPPVYPQRALDSGLQGSCTVSYTVDAQGRARSPKVVGDCHPLFIRPSLTAAESFRYQPRIVDGRAVPVPDVRNTFHYRIE
- a CDS encoding PAS domain-containing protein; this translates as MAPAANPPCHDTRHLFLPVGSELGALIRRFDWSHTALGPLEGWPSSLKTVTALLLHSPTPMVVLWGETGIMIYNDAYASLAGNRHPHLLGSDVCKGWPEAAEFSANAMRIVLAGGTLSYKDQELELHRNGRPARAWMNLDYSPVLDEQARPAGVIALVVETTERVLAERELQGQQARLQQMFEQAPGLMAMLRGPEHVFEMANPAYLRVVGEREVVGKPVREALPEVERQGFIDILDRVYRTGEAFVGSGIRVGLQRTLGEAEEERVLDFVFQPVTGIDGNVSGIFVEGNDVTERARAEQALRENEQRLRFLDALARETARSTDADAILAITTQMLGEHLSLSSCAYADMDPDQDGFTIRGDWAAPGCVSILGRYRLADFGTLAVDKLRAGQAFVIQDHCAQLPPHEAAAFQQLDIAATVCLPLVKAGRLTALMAMHDRLPHVWTDAELALLSEVTDRSWAHIERVRSAAAVRQREQCFLVELEAKVAERTAALARSEANIRAVLETSHLYKAMLAPDGSILYVNATALAGIGARFHQLAGTPFWESPWFTATPGMAETIKAMTQRVAAGATEHVTMSLNMPGGRRTFDFSMRPVLGEDGEIVALVPEALDISERVATEQTLQQLHKMEALGNLTGGIAHDFNNLLMAVLGSLELLRRRMPADAALLRLVDNARAGAERGASLTARMLSFARKQELYKTPIDLCQLIEGMQPLLLSSLGPTIQLEIELPQRLARVKTDPNQLETALLNLAANARDAMAGEGRIYIGAEELSLSSEQNGLPAGRYIRLDLSDSGTGMDEGTLKRAVEPFFTTKGVGKGTGLGLSMVHGLAEQSGGRLVLRSAPGSGTTAEIWLPALDNDEDAPARSATPDDSQRQALNPLTLLAVDDDELVLFGTAGMLEAAGHRVLTARSGGEALDLLQTNQIDVLITDHAMPLMSGVQLAAIIRETRPHLPILLVSGYAELPSATPAVPLRRLAKPFNQHQLLDAVEQLSIGQA